The following nucleotide sequence is from Acidobacteriota bacterium.
GCGACGTTCGTGTCGAGAATCGCCGCGCGCTTGCCGAAAGCGAAGCTCATCACCGCGCCCGCGGTGTAGGGTCCGATCCCGGTGAAACCGAGCAGCGCGTCCTCGTCGCTCGGGAGCTCACCGCCGTACCGTCCGACGGCTTCGCGGGCGATTGCCTGCAAGCGCCGCGGCCGGATGTTGTAACCGAGCGGATACCAGGAACGGACGACCTCGTCCGTGTCGGCGGTGGCGAGCGCCTCGAGCGTCGGATATCGGTCGAGCCATTCCTCGTACTTCGGCCGCACGCGGTCGACCTGCGTCTGCTGCAGCATGACCTCCGACACGAGGATGCGATAGGGGTCGCGCGTCTCCCGCCACGGCAAACGCCGCCCATGCCGCCCGTACCAGTCGAGCAGCCGCCGGCGGAACCAACGGCGGCGAGACGACGAGGGGAGGCGCAGCCGGGCGCGTCGTGGCACGGTGCCATAATAGGTGACTCGTGTCCCGCATCTACACGCGCACGGGCGACAGCGGCGAGACGGCACTGTTCGACGGCACTCGTGTCTCGAAGGCCGATCCCCGCGTCGAGGCGTGCGGCGACGTCGACGAGCTGGGATCATGGCTCGGCCTGGTCCGCCGCTCGATCGATGCGGCCGATCTCGCGGAGATCCTCGACGCCGCGCAACGCGATCTCTTCGCCCTGGGTGCGCTTCTCGCGGACCCTCAGCACCGCATTTCGCCGCGGATCGAGAAGGCGGCGATCGGTCCAGATGCCGTCGTGCGTCTCGAGGGCTGGATCGATCGGCTCGATGCGGAGCTGCCGCCGTTGCGCCGGTTCATCCTGTCCGGCGGATCGGAGGTCGGCGCCTCGTTGCACATTGCACGTGCCGTGTGCCGCCGGGCTGAACGGCGGATCGTGAGCGTCGAGCCTGACGCGGTCCGCGATCTGGCCGTGACGTACACCAACCGCCTGTCCGACCTGCTCTTCACGATGGCCCGTGCGGCGAATCATCGCGCGGGCGTGCCCGAAACCGAGTGGTAGATCGCGTCGCCTACGCCGCCTGTCTCCGTCTGGCGCGACAGCACTACGAGAACTTCCCGGTGGCGTCGTGGCTGCTGCCCGCAGCCAGCCGGCCGCACATCGCGGCGATCTACGCCTTCGCTCGCACCGCGGACGATCTCGCCGACGAGGGAGCTCTGGCGGCAGACCGCCGGCTCGCGCTGCTCGATTCCTGGCGCGCGCAGCTCCACGGTGCCGTGCAGGGCCGCACTCCCGCCGACCCGGCATCGGACGACGGGTTGATCCTCCGGGCGCTGGCCGAGACGATTCGGACGTGCCGGCTGGACGTCGGGCTGTTCGATGACCTGCTCAGCGCGTTCCGGCAGGACGTGACGACCCATCGGTACGAGAGCTGGGACGACGTGCTCGACTACTGCCGTCGATCCGCGAATCCGATCGGCCGGCTGGTTCTCAGGGTCGCCGGACATCGCGAGACGGTGCTCGACGCCCACGCGGACGCCATCTGCACGGCGCTGCAGTTGACGAACTTCTGGCAGGACCTGGCCCGCGACTGGACGATGGGGCGGCTGTACGTTCCGCTCTCGCTCGTCCGATGCGCTGGCGCGGACGAGTCGGATCTTGGGCGCGGGCAGATCTCGGCGGCGTGGCGTCGCGTGCTCTTGGACGTGAGCGGCCGCACGCGAGCGTTCTTCGCGGCCGGCCGTCCGCTGGCCCGCCTGGTCGGCGGCCGCCTCGGATGGGAGCTCCGTGCGACGTGGGCCGGTGGCGTGCGTGTGCTCGATCGCCTCGAGGCGGTCGGCTTCGACGTGTTCCGGGCCCGCCCTATGCTCGGCTGGGGCGACGTCGTGCCGATTGGCCGGACGATGCTCCGCGGGTTCTGACCGTGGCGCGCAAGTCCAGCTTCTACTACGCGTTCCTCGTCCTGCCGGCTGCTCGGCGCCGCGCGATCCTGGCGGTCTTCGACTTCTGCCGCGCGGTTGACGACAGCGTCGACTTCGCCACCGACTCGGCGACCGCCGCGGCGGCGGTGGCGCAGTGGCGGCGTGAGGTCGCCCTCGTCTTCCAGCGGGGACAGCCCGAGACCGCCGAAGGTCGTGGGTTGCAGGCTTGCGTCGTCCAGTTCGGTCTCGAGCGCGAGCACTTCGACGCGCTCGTCGACGGCGTAGAGATGGACCTCGCGCCCCGCGAGTACCGGACGTTCGCGGACCTCGAGCAGTACTGCCATCGCGTGGCCTCGGCCGTGGGCTTGATGTCGATTCCCATCTTCGGCTGTACGAGCCCGGCCGCGCGTGAGTACGCGCGCGATCTCGGCGTCGCGCTTCAGCTCACCAACATCCTGCGGGACGTTGCCGTCGATTACCGTCGAGGGCGCGTGTACCTGCCGGTAGAGGATCTGGAGCGGTTCGGGTGCTCGGTCGAGCACATAGATCGGGAGGTCGCCGCGCCGGGCGCCGGCGTACGGAGCGAGCCGTTGCGCCGCGTCCTGGAGCACCAGGCGGCGCGCGCGCGCATCTTCTTCGCTCGCGCGGCCCGCGCCCTGCCGCGCGACGAAGCCCGCGGGTTGTTGCCGGCCGAGATCATGCGCGCGATCTACTGGAACCTGCTCGAGCGGATCGAGGACGCGCAGTGTGACGTGTTCGGCCGGGTCATCCGCGTGCCGAAGCCGGTGCAAGCCCGCATGGCGATTTCCACGTGGTGGGCTCTTCGAGCTCGCGCGTCGCGGCCGTGACCGCTGACGTTGCAGTCATCGGCGCCGGGTTCGCCGGGCTGAGCGCGGCCGTTCGGCTGGCCACGACCGGCTATCGCGTGCTGGTCGTCGAGGAAAAGCCCAGGCTCGGCGGACGGGCCACGGCATTCACCGATCGAGAGACGGGCGAGCGCGTCGACAACGGCCAGCACGCGCTCTTCGGCTGCTACCGCGAGACGTTCGCCTTCCTCGAGGCAATCGGCACCGCGGATCTGGTGCAATTGCAGCCGCGGCTCAGCCTGCTCATGGCGAGCGCGGGCCGCGCCTATCGGCTCGCGTGCCCGCCGCTGCCGCCGCCTTGGCATCTGCTGGCCGGCGTCCTGCGGTGGCGCGCGCTGTCGGGCTCTGACCGATGGGCCGTCCTGAGGATGCGCAACGTTCTGCGGGACGCCAGGCGACATGGCGCGGCCGCCGCGGCGGCGCGCGTCAGCCCCGATCTCACCGTCACGGCGTGGCTTCGCCAGGAGCGCCAGCCGCCGCACCTGTGCCGCTGGCTGTGGGAGCCGCTCGCGATTGCGGCGCTGAACCAGGCGCCAGACGAGGCAGCCGCCCAGCCGTTCGTCCGTGTGCTCGCGGAGCTGTTCGGCCCACGCGCGGCCGACTCCACAATCGGGTTGCCCAGCGTCCCCCTCGACGAGTTGTACGCCGGTCCATCACAGCGAAGGATCGAGGCACTTGGTGGGCGGGTGGTGCAGCGGGCGCGCGCGCGGCTGCGGATTGGCACCGACGAGCGACTCGAGCTGTCGATCGACGGCGAGCACCAACCGGTCGCGGCAATCATCAGCGCCGTGCCGTGGCACGACCTCGCCAGGCTCTGGGCTGCTGACGTGCCTGGCACCCTCCATGGGCTCGTCGAGCGCGCGAACGCGATGGTGAGCTGTCCGATCGTGACGGCCAACCTGTGGTTCGATGCGCCGATCACCACGAGCGCGTTCGTCGGGTTGGTCGACGGGCCGATGCACTGGGCATTCGACAAGGCCGTGCTGTACGGTCGCGAGCGCCCGGCACATCTGGCTGTCGTGGCGAGCGGAGCCCGCGAGCTGGCGGCGCTGGACAACGCGGAGGTCGCGCGCCGCGCCGTCGGCCAGCTCGCCGACGCTCTTCCGAACGTCCGCGCCCGCCGGCTCGTTCGATCGGTCGTGGTGCGCGAGCACCGGGCGACGTTCTCGGTCGCGCCCGGCGCTCCGCGGCGGCCCGGTACCGTGACCGCCGTGCCCGGTTTCTTCCTCGCCGGCGACTGGATCGACACCGGCCTGCCCGGCACGATCGAGAGCGCCGTGATCAGCGGGCATCGCGCGGCCGCAGCGGCCGCCGCCTATCTGCGCGAGCGCCCCACGGCGCCCGGAGCATAATCAGGCGAATGTCCGCCGTCGTCGTTCACTATGCGGAGCTCGCGCTCAAGGGGCGCAACCGCCCGTGGTTCGTTCATGCGCTCGTGCGAGCGATCCGAGGTGCGTTGCGCGGGCTCGACGTGCGGACCGTGCACACGCTGCTCGGCCGAATCATCGTCGAGTTGGGGGCGGCCGCGTCGTGGGAAGAGGTACGTGACCGGCTGGCGACGGTGCCCGGGATCGGCAACTTCGCGCACGCCGACCAGGTGCCGCTCGACGTCGAGTCGATAACGGAGGCGGTACGTGCCGGGATTCGTGGCCGGACCGTGCCGAGTTTCCGCGTCACCGTGCGCCGAGCCGACAAGCGGTTCCCGATGTCCTCTCCTGAGCTCGAGCGCCTGCTCGGGCGCCGCGTGCAGGAGTGGACGAGCTGGCCCGTGGATCTGTCGCATCCGGCGCTGGTCATCAGGGTCGAGACGCTGGCCGAGACGGCGCTGGTGTCGTTCGAGAAGCTGAAAGGCGTTGGCGGGCTGCCGGTGGGCACCGGCGGCAGAGTGATGGCGCTTCTGTCCGGAGGCATCGATTCGCCAGTCGCCGCATGGCGTCTCATACGGCGAGGGTGCCGCGCAGACTTCGTGCACTTCCACAGCTATCCGATCCTCTCGCGCACGTCTCAGGAGAAAGCCAGGGCGCTCGTCGAGCGGCTCACGCGGTATCAGCTCAGATCGCGGCTCCACCTCGTGCCGTTTGGCGCACTGCAACAGCAGGTCGTGCTCGCGGTGCCGCCGCCGGTTCGCACGGTGGTCTATCGCCGCCTGATGCTTCGCATCGCTGAACGGCTCGCGTTGCAGGCCGGGGCGCAGGCGCTCGTCACGGGCGATGCCGTCGGCCAGGTCGCATCGCAGACGCTCGAGAACCTCGCTGCGGTCGGTTCGGTCGTCTCGATGCCGGTGTTGCGGCCGCTCGTCGGCATGGACAAGGAGGAGATCACGGCAGACGCGCAACGCATCGGCACTTACGAGATCTCGATCGTGGAGGACGAGGACTGTTGCACGCTGTTCACTCCGCGGTTCCCCGCGACGCGCGCGTCCGCCGAGCGCGTGGACGTGGCCGAGCGGACGCTGGATGTCGCCGACCTCGTGGAGCGCGCGCTCGCCGGCGTCGTGCTGGAGAAATTCAGTTTTCCGATGCTACAATCCGGATCTTTTGTGAGGAAAGAGGGACAAGAGTGACGCTGACACCCGGAAAACTGGCAGGCATCAAGGCGGTATCGAACGCGCGGGGCGTGATTGCGGCTGCCGCGATGGATCAGCGCGGCTCGCTGCGCAAGGCGCTGGCGAAGGAGCGCGGCGCGGAAGTCTCCGACGCCATGCTCGAGGAGTTCAAGGTTCTGGTCGCCGCGGTGCTGACACAGCACGCGAGCGCGATCCTGCTCGACCCTGAATGGGGCCTGCCGGCTGCTCGCAGCCGCGCCAAGGGGGCGGGGCTGCTGCTCGCGTACGAGAAGACGGGCTACGACGCGGCCACGCCGGGACGTTTGCCGGATCTGCTCGACGACTGGTCCGTCCGGCGGCTGAAGGAGGCCGGCGCGGACTGCATCAAGATTCTCCTGTACTACACGCCGACGGACCCGGAATCGATCAACCGCCGGAAGCACGCCTGGGTCGATCGCATCGGCGACGAGTGCGCCGCGAACGACATCCCGTTCTTCCTGGAGCTCATCGGGTACGAGGAAGGGCTCGACGAGAAGGGCATCGAGTTCGCGCGAAAGAAGCCGCAGATCGTGGCTGAGAGCATGCGTGAGTTCTCGAAGAGCCGCTACGGCGTCGACGTGCTCAAGGTCGAGGTGCCGGTGAACATGAAGTTCGTCGAAGGGGCGAGCGTTTGCAAGGGGCCGGCGGCCTACTCGAGAGACGAAGCCAAGAAGCTCTTCCTGCAGGCGGCCACGGCGACGAACAAGCCGTTCATCTACCTCTCGGCCGGCGTGAGCAACGAGGAGTTCACCGAGACGCTGGCGCTCGCCGCGGAATCCGGCGTGAAGTACTCGGGCGTGTTGTGCGGCCGAGCGACGTGGAAAGACGGCATTCCCGTCTATGCGAAGGAGGGCGCGGCCGCGTTTCGGCGCTGGCTCGAGACGACCGGTGTGCAGAACATCGAGAACGTCAACGCCGCGCTCGAGGCGGCAACGCCCTGGTATCCGATCTACGGCGTGAAGGGCTGAGGACACGACGTCCGCCCCGCATCGGTCCTTCTGCGGGGCGGAAGCGCGCGCGCTACGACTTGACGAGCACTTCGGTGCCGGATATCGGCCCCTGGCAGCTGTCGCCCGTGTAGGTCAGCGTCAACTGGTTCTCGGCGATCGTGCCTGTACCCGCGAGCGTGATGACGCACGCGCCGTTCGCGCTGGCGCTTGCCGTCCAGGTGATCGTCGAGCCCGCGATCGTCGCCTGGACGGTTCCCGTCACCTGGAACACTTGAAAGCAGGTCGCCGAGAAGTTGCCGGCGAGCACCGTCGCGGTCTTCTGCGTGGCCTGCCACTGGAAACCGGCGCAACTGTTGAGCAGTGCGCCGCTGTCCGGCGTCTGCGACCTCCAGGTGCCGCCGAACATCGTGATCGTCGGGTTCGGA
It contains:
- a CDS encoding A/G-specific adenine glycosylase, translating into MLDWYGRHGRRLPWRETRDPYRILVSEVMLQQTQVDRVRPKYEEWLDRYPTLEALATADTDEVVRSWYPLGYNIRPRRLQAIAREAVGRYGGELPSDEDALLGFTGIGPYTAGAVMSFAFGKRAAILDTNVARVLTRVFVGPSRRTPPATQLWTLSWAVLPRRAVFDFNQAIMDLGALVCSARKPACRQCPMRRGCLTYRTAGHAR
- a CDS encoding cob(I)yrinic acid a,c-diamide adenosyltransferase, with protein sequence MSRIYTRTGDSGETALFDGTRVSKADPRVEACGDVDELGSWLGLVRRSIDAADLAEILDAAQRDLFALGALLADPQHRISPRIEKAAIGPDAVVRLEGWIDRLDAELPPLRRFILSGGSEVGASLHIARAVCRRAERRIVSVEPDAVRDLAVTYTNRLSDLLFTMARAANHRAGVPETEW
- the hpnC gene encoding squalene synthase HpnC, producing MARQHYENFPVASWLLPAASRPHIAAIYAFARTADDLADEGALAADRRLALLDSWRAQLHGAVQGRTPADPASDDGLILRALAETIRTCRLDVGLFDDLLSAFRQDVTTHRYESWDDVLDYCRRSANPIGRLVLRVAGHRETVLDAHADAICTALQLTNFWQDLARDWTMGRLYVPLSLVRCAGADESDLGRGQISAAWRRVLLDVSGRTRAFFAAGRPLARLVGGRLGWELRATWAGGVRVLDRLEAVGFDVFRARPMLGWGDVVPIGRTMLRGF
- a CDS encoding squalene/phytoene synthase family protein, translated to MARKSSFYYAFLVLPAARRRAILAVFDFCRAVDDSVDFATDSATAAAAVAQWRREVALVFQRGQPETAEGRGLQACVVQFGLEREHFDALVDGVEMDLAPREYRTFADLEQYCHRVASAVGLMSIPIFGCTSPAAREYARDLGVALQLTNILRDVAVDYRRGRVYLPVEDLERFGCSVEHIDREVAAPGAGVRSEPLRRVLEHQAARARIFFARAARALPRDEARGLLPAEIMRAIYWNLLERIEDAQCDVFGRVIRVPKPVQARMAISTWWALRARASRP
- a CDS encoding FAD-dependent oxidoreductase: MTADVAVIGAGFAGLSAAVRLATTGYRVLVVEEKPRLGGRATAFTDRETGERVDNGQHALFGCYRETFAFLEAIGTADLVQLQPRLSLLMASAGRAYRLACPPLPPPWHLLAGVLRWRALSGSDRWAVLRMRNVLRDARRHGAAAAAARVSPDLTVTAWLRQERQPPHLCRWLWEPLAIAALNQAPDEAAAQPFVRVLAELFGPRAADSTIGLPSVPLDELYAGPSQRRIEALGGRVVQRARARLRIGTDERLELSIDGEHQPVAAIISAVPWHDLARLWAADVPGTLHGLVERANAMVSCPIVTANLWFDAPITTSAFVGLVDGPMHWAFDKAVLYGRERPAHLAVVASGARELAALDNAEVARRAVGQLADALPNVRARRLVRSVVVREHRATFSVAPGAPRRPGTVTAVPGFFLAGDWIDTGLPGTIESAVISGHRAAAAAAAYLRERPTAPGA
- the thiI gene encoding tRNA 4-thiouridine(8) synthase ThiI, yielding MSAVVVHYAELALKGRNRPWFVHALVRAIRGALRGLDVRTVHTLLGRIIVELGAAASWEEVRDRLATVPGIGNFAHADQVPLDVESITEAVRAGIRGRTVPSFRVTVRRADKRFPMSSPELERLLGRRVQEWTSWPVDLSHPALVIRVETLAETALVSFEKLKGVGGLPVGTGGRVMALLSGGIDSPVAAWRLIRRGCRADFVHFHSYPILSRTSQEKARALVERLTRYQLRSRLHLVPFGALQQQVVLAVPPPVRTVVYRRLMLRIAERLALQAGAQALVTGDAVGQVASQTLENLAAVGSVVSMPVLRPLVGMDKEEITADAQRIGTYEISIVEDEDCCTLFTPRFPATRASAERVDVAERTLDVADLVERALAGVVLEKFSFPMLQSGSFVRKEGQE
- a CDS encoding tagatose 1,6-diphosphate aldolase yields the protein MTLTPGKLAGIKAVSNARGVIAAAAMDQRGSLRKALAKERGAEVSDAMLEEFKVLVAAVLTQHASAILLDPEWGLPAARSRAKGAGLLLAYEKTGYDAATPGRLPDLLDDWSVRRLKEAGADCIKILLYYTPTDPESINRRKHAWVDRIGDECAANDIPFFLELIGYEEGLDEKGIEFARKKPQIVAESMREFSKSRYGVDVLKVEVPVNMKFVEGASVCKGPAAYSRDEAKKLFLQAATATNKPFIYLSAGVSNEEFTETLALAAESGVKYSGVLCGRATWKDGIPVYAKEGAAAFRRWLETTGVQNIENVNAALEAATPWYPIYGVKG